From one Lycium ferocissimum isolate CSIRO_LF1 chromosome 5, AGI_CSIRO_Lferr_CH_V1, whole genome shotgun sequence genomic stretch:
- the LOC132058316 gene encoding cytokinin hydroxylase-like yields the protein MEFIQFSQVASLLGMVTIFSLLCKILYSWWILPKLTYRKLKANGFEGPTPTFPLGNINDVKKELMKIASATSSSALSSLSSISHNIHSLAFPYFARWQKLHGKVFIYWLGTEPFLYIADPEFIKKMSAGVMGKSWGKPTVFKRDRKAMFGKGLIMVEGDEWVRHRHVITPAFTTANLKGMVSLMADSATHMLDRWAALVNSGNPEIDAESEIISTAGEIIARTSFGISYENGEKVFEKLRSMQVTLFKSTRYVGVPYGNQIMCPKETMKANNLGKEIDLLLMSIIENRKKMNKDVDRAEHDLLSLLLAGNGRTLSTREMVDECKTFFFGGHETTALALTWTLLLLAQHPQWQTQLREEIKQVMNDGEIDPTKLASLRKMGWVMNEVLRLYSPAPNVQRQAREDIKVDDLVIPKGTNMWIDVVSMHHDKQFWGEDVDEFKPERFKDDIHGGCKHKMGYLPFGFGGRMCIGRNLTMMEYKIVLSLILTRFSFSISPNYRHCPSIMLSLRPSKGLPLILQPL from the exons atggaattcaTCCAATTTTCTCAAGTTGCTAGCCTGTTAGGCATGGTCACCATTTTCTCTTTGTTATGCAAAATTTTATATTCTTGGTGGATTCTGCCTAAGCTGACATATCGGAAGCTAAAGGCAAATGGGTTTGAAGGACCAACACCAACTTTTCCTCTTGGAAATATTAATGACGTGAAGAAGGAGCTAATGAAGATAGCTTCTGCTACTTCTTCCTCTGCTCTTTCTTCTTTAAGCAGTATTAGTCACAATATTCATTCGTTGGCATTTCCTTACTTCGCTAGGTGGCAGAAATTGCATG GAAAAGTATTTATATACTGGCTTGGAACAGAACCATTTCTCTACATTGCGGACCCTGAATTCATCAAGAAAATGTCAGCGGGAGTAATGGGGAAAAGTTGGGGAAAACCAACAGTGTTTAAGAGGGATAGAAAGGCCATGTTTGGAAAAGGACTTATTATGGTTGAAGGAGATGAATGGGTCAGACATAGACATGTTATTACTCCTGCTTTTACCACAGCCAACTTGAAG GGCATGGTAAGTTTAATGGCGGATTCCGCCACACATATGCTAGACCGGTGGGCTGCACTCGTCAACTCCGGGAACCCAGAAATCGATGCCGAGTCTGAAATCATAAGTACCGCTGGAGAAATAATTGCAAGGACAAGCTTTGGCATCAGCTAcgaaaatggagaaaaagtgTTTGAAAAATTAAGAAGCATGCAAGTCACACTATTCAAGTCTACACGTTATGTCGGGGTACCATACGGTAACCAAATCATGTGTCCTAAAGAGACCATGAAAGCCAATAATCTAGGCAAGGAGATCGATTTGCTACTAATGTCCATCATTGAAAATCGAAAAAAGATGAACAAAGATGTTGATCGTGCAGAGCACGATCTTTTGAGCCTTTTGCTGGCTGGTAATGGGAGGACATTGAGCACGAGGGAAATGGTGGATGAGTGTAAAACGTTTTTCTTTGGAGGACATGAGACCACTGCGCTTGCACTCACGTGGACTTTGTTGCTGCTGGCACAGCATCCACAGTGGCAAACTCAGCTCAGAGAGGAAATCAAACAAGTGATGAATGATGGTGAAATAGATCCCACTAAGCTTGCTAGTCTAAGGAAG ATGGGATGGGTGATGAATGAAGTATTAAGACTATACTCTCCAGCACCAAATGTACAAAGGCAAGCTAGAGAAGACATTAAAGTGGATGACCTAGTCATTCCTAAAGGAACAAATATGTGGATTGATGTGGTGTCCATGCATCACGACAAGCAATTTTGGGGTGAAGATGTGGATGAATTCAAACCAGAAAGGTTTAAGGATGACATACATGGTGGATGCAAACACAAAATGGGTTATTTGCCCTTTGGTTTTGGAGGGAGAATGTGCATTGGTAGGAACTTGACTATGATGGAGTACAAGATTGTCTTGTCATTAATCTTGACAAGGTTCTCCTTTTCCATTTCACCTAACTATAGACACTGTCCCTCTATCATGCTCTCTCTTAGGCCCTCCAAAGGATTGCCTTTAATACTCCAACCACTCTAA